One genomic segment of Microcella indica includes these proteins:
- a CDS encoding DUF4411 family protein, with protein sequence MHLLDANIFITAKNTYYGTDFVPGFWEWIAEEYATCDLRSVVAVREELLAQEDELSDWARQLPSEFWMEETAADIVALRKLAGWAMTGETRFRQEARTDFLASADYRLLAQAFAGAHTVVTHEVAQPEGKKTIKIPDVCSAFGVELREPFELFRELGLHLVRA encoded by the coding sequence ATGCACCTGCTTGACGCGAACATCTTCATCACCGCCAAGAACACCTACTACGGCACTGACTTCGTCCCAGGCTTCTGGGAATGGATCGCGGAGGAGTACGCCACTTGCGATCTGCGTTCCGTCGTTGCCGTGCGAGAAGAGTTGCTTGCCCAAGAGGATGAGCTCAGCGACTGGGCGCGACAGCTGCCGAGCGAGTTCTGGATGGAGGAGACCGCCGCCGACATCGTCGCGCTTCGCAAGCTCGCAGGATGGGCGATGACCGGGGAAACCCGATTCCGACAGGAAGCGAGAACCGACTTCCTCGCCTCAGCGGACTATCGTCTTCTCGCCCAAGCATTCGCAGGCGCGCATACCGTCGTCACCCACGAAGTTGCTCAGCCGGAAGGCAAGAAGACGATCAAGATCCCAGACGTGTGTAGCGCCTTCGGAGTCGAACTGCGCGAGCCGTTCGAGTTGTTCCGCGAACTCGGGCTTCACCTAGTTCGGGCGTGA
- a CDS encoding ImmA/IrrE family metallo-endopeptidase, giving the protein MSARVAVAPSLLLWAQERSKRDAEALEKKFPAWHEWLAESREPTVRQVEELARYTHLPFGVFFLSEPPDVELPIPDYRLGRSGDRVTPSQELLDVIDLSVRRQAWFTDYALKLGLGDAAIPRAHESDEPGSVATAAAKHLSFEVADRARLKTRENARNHLRRKFEELGGLVVITSMVGNDNHRMLDRDEFRGFTLADDRVPLIFVNASGDSLSGQIFTFLHEYGHVMLGKTGVSDEDPNTNGFGVESWCNAFAAEMLAPATDLRSQFRREPPFEDELDRLAGRYMCSTLVILIRLRDLHLIETSGFDAIYAREERRAAEAFSYQRQKNAGGGDFYLNQPFRVGERLSRAVLSDVREGGTSYTDAFRVLGLRSAEQLRKYSEQLGL; this is encoded by the coding sequence ATGAGCGCACGAGTCGCAGTAGCGCCTTCCTTGCTTCTCTGGGCACAAGAGCGCTCCAAGCGTGACGCTGAGGCACTGGAGAAGAAGTTTCCGGCCTGGCATGAGTGGCTCGCAGAGTCCCGGGAACCCACGGTTCGCCAAGTCGAGGAGCTGGCGAGGTACACCCACCTCCCCTTTGGCGTCTTCTTCCTGAGCGAACCGCCAGATGTGGAGCTTCCGATACCGGACTACCGTCTTGGCCGTTCTGGCGATCGAGTCACCCCGAGCCAAGAACTCCTCGACGTCATCGACCTCAGCGTGAGGCGTCAGGCATGGTTCACGGACTACGCGCTGAAGCTCGGGCTCGGCGATGCGGCGATCCCTCGAGCGCACGAAAGCGATGAGCCGGGGTCTGTTGCGACCGCTGCCGCCAAACACTTGTCTTTCGAGGTTGCTGATCGAGCTCGCTTGAAGACTCGCGAGAACGCGCGCAATCACTTGCGTCGAAAGTTTGAAGAACTCGGGGGCCTTGTCGTTATCACGAGCATGGTGGGAAACGACAACCATCGAATGCTCGACCGTGATGAGTTCCGCGGGTTTACCTTGGCCGACGACCGCGTGCCGCTGATCTTCGTCAATGCCAGCGGGGACTCCCTGAGTGGGCAGATCTTCACGTTTCTGCATGAGTACGGTCACGTGATGCTGGGCAAGACGGGAGTGAGCGACGAGGACCCGAATACGAACGGGTTTGGGGTCGAGAGCTGGTGCAACGCTTTCGCTGCTGAGATGCTCGCACCCGCCACAGATCTGAGGTCTCAGTTTCGTCGGGAGCCTCCTTTCGAGGACGAGCTCGATCGCCTCGCGGGGCGATACATGTGCAGCACCCTGGTCATTCTGATCAGGTTGCGCGACCTTCACCTCATTGAGACGAGCGGATTCGATGCCATATATGCGCGTGAGGAAAGAAGAGCGGCCGAAGCGTTCAGCTATCAGCGCCAGAAGAACGCCGGCGGCGGCGACTTCTATCTGAATCAGCCCTTCAGGGTGGGGGAGCGACTGTCTCGCGCTGTTCTGTCTGACGTTCGCGAAGGCGGAACTTCCTACACCGATGCGTTTCGGGTACTCGGCCTTCGCAGTGCGGAGCAGCTTCGCAAGTACTCCGAACAGTTGGGCTTGTGA
- a CDS encoding nuclease-related domain-containing protein — protein sequence MTDENGTAGGSARREYERRRAKDEAATRASWGKLGTIAVALTPERQSTRAWSSGAICEERVAAVVDAVAGQSIRVLHDRKIPRSKANIDHLVVTPGGVWVIDSKRYQDRRPELRVEGGILRPRVEKLLVRGSDKTALVEGVLKQVAHVQEAVGDVPVRGVLCFVDADWPLVGGSFTVRGVDVMWPKKLVKVLSAPQEAVCDVTATVEVLARRFRAA from the coding sequence ATGACTGACGAGAACGGCACCGCCGGAGGATCCGCTCGACGCGAGTACGAGAGGCGCCGCGCCAAGGATGAGGCGGCGACCCGGGCATCCTGGGGCAAGCTCGGCACCATCGCCGTGGCGCTGACGCCGGAGCGTCAGAGCACGCGAGCGTGGAGTTCGGGTGCTATCTGCGAGGAGCGGGTCGCGGCTGTGGTGGACGCGGTCGCGGGGCAGAGCATCCGGGTGCTGCATGATCGCAAGATTCCGCGCTCGAAAGCCAACATCGACCACCTTGTCGTCACGCCGGGCGGGGTGTGGGTGATCGACTCGAAGCGGTACCAGGACAGGCGGCCGGAGCTGCGGGTCGAGGGTGGCATTCTGCGGCCGCGGGTGGAGAAGCTGCTCGTGCGGGGGAGCGACAAGACGGCGCTCGTCGAGGGTGTACTCAAGCAGGTGGCGCATGTGCAGGAGGCGGTGGGAGACGTGCCAGTGCGCGGGGTGCTGTGCTTCGTCGACGCCGACTGGCCGCTCGTCGGCGGGTCGTTCACAGTGCGCGGGGTCGACGTGATGTGGCCGAAGAAGCTGGTGAAGGTATTGAGTGCGCCGCAGGAAGCGGTGTGTGACGTGACGGCGACGGTGGAGGTACTGGCGCGGCGGTTTCGGGCGGCGTGA
- a CDS encoding nucleotide pyrophosphohydrolase, whose translation MTDAARDALRAFVAERDWAQFHSPENLAKSISIEAGELLECYQWNADADPEAVRDELADVLSYCLMLADKLGLDPEQIVLEKLERSRAKYPADKARGRSEKYDRL comes from the coding sequence ATGACCGACGCCGCCCGCGACGCCCTCCGCGCGTTCGTGGCCGAACGCGACTGGGCACAGTTCCACTCCCCCGAGAACCTCGCCAAGAGCATCTCCATCGAGGCCGGCGAACTGCTCGAGTGCTACCAGTGGAACGCCGACGCGGACCCCGAAGCCGTGCGCGACGAGCTCGCCGACGTGCTCAGCTACTGCCTCATGCTTGCCGACAAGCTCGGCCTCGACCCCGAACAGATCGTGCTCGAGAAGCTCGAGCGCAGCCGCGCCAAGTATCCGGCCGACAAGGCGCGCGGGCGCAGCGAGAAGTATGACCGGCTCTAG
- a CDS encoding DUF2075 domain-containing protein yields MTGSSIERLPFDRDAVRVWSALDTRHRNWPTVYVIDGGGTSGTGTGKPTAKTLDDVYVGETVNAAARMLQHLDSPTKQHLTSVRVVLDDRFNKSACLDLESHLIRLLAGDGTYRVLNRNEGITDSDYYERELYRESFRDVFEQLRAEGIFSRSIPEIENSDLFKLSPYKALTDDQAAAVEDIVEGLLDDVDKNIGDLLVVQGEPGTGKTVVAIYLMKLLADIAASKPDDEPDADSVFAEFFTDENRVLLKDFTVGLVVPQQSLRKSIQAVFRRTPGLHPRQVLTPFDVGGSDTHWDLLIVDEAHRLNQRANQASGVLNKKFADNNVRLFGADDPAKTQLDWIRARSRHQLIMVDPEQSVRPADLPPELMRALVDDAKADHRHYPLTSQLRVRAGEDYIGWVRSILRPGLPLPDAPPPAPRTFEGYDLRFFDDLGEMHDAIRERDTEHGLARLVAGYAWEWKSRSDPTAYDIELDGRQLRWNTTATDWIASKTSLDEVGSIHTVQGYDLNYAGVIIGNDLQWDEDAQRLVVDRDSYFDKKGKENNPTLGKTYSDEDLLRYVSNVYAVLMTRGIRGTYVYVCGQHLSDRLKALFVHKFDRHSQ; encoded by the coding sequence ATGACCGGCTCTAGCATCGAGCGGCTCCCCTTCGACCGCGACGCCGTCCGCGTGTGGAGCGCGCTCGACACGCGCCACCGCAACTGGCCGACCGTTTACGTCATCGACGGAGGCGGCACGAGCGGCACCGGGACCGGCAAGCCCACCGCTAAGACCCTCGACGACGTCTACGTCGGCGAAACCGTCAACGCCGCCGCCCGCATGCTGCAGCACCTCGACTCCCCCACCAAGCAGCACCTCACCAGCGTCCGCGTAGTCCTTGACGACCGCTTCAACAAGTCCGCCTGCCTCGACCTCGAGTCGCACCTCATCCGCCTCCTCGCTGGCGACGGCACCTACCGCGTGCTCAACCGCAACGAAGGCATCACCGACTCCGACTACTACGAGCGCGAGCTCTACCGCGAGTCGTTCCGGGACGTGTTCGAGCAGCTGCGCGCCGAAGGCATCTTCAGCCGCAGCATCCCCGAGATCGAGAACAGCGACCTGTTCAAGCTCTCCCCCTACAAGGCGCTCACCGACGACCAGGCGGCCGCCGTCGAAGACATCGTCGAAGGCCTCCTCGACGACGTCGACAAGAACATCGGCGACCTGCTCGTCGTGCAAGGCGAACCCGGCACCGGCAAGACCGTCGTCGCCATCTACCTCATGAAGCTGCTCGCCGACATCGCCGCATCCAAGCCCGACGACGAGCCCGACGCCGACTCCGTCTTCGCCGAATTCTTCACCGACGAGAACCGCGTGCTGCTCAAGGACTTCACCGTCGGGCTCGTCGTACCCCAGCAGTCGCTGCGTAAGAGCATCCAGGCCGTGTTCCGTCGCACTCCCGGCCTCCACCCGCGCCAAGTGCTCACCCCGTTCGATGTCGGCGGCAGCGACACCCACTGGGATCTCCTCATCGTCGACGAAGCTCACCGCCTCAACCAGCGCGCCAACCAGGCCTCCGGCGTGCTCAACAAGAAGTTCGCCGACAACAATGTGCGCCTGTTCGGCGCCGACGACCCCGCCAAAACGCAGCTCGACTGGATCCGCGCCCGCAGCCGCCACCAGCTGATCATGGTCGACCCCGAGCAGAGCGTGCGCCCCGCCGACCTGCCGCCCGAACTCATGCGCGCCCTCGTCGACGACGCCAAAGCCGACCACCGGCACTACCCGCTCACCTCACAGCTGCGGGTCCGCGCCGGCGAGGACTACATCGGCTGGGTGCGCAGCATCCTGCGCCCCGGGCTCCCGCTACCGGATGCTCCGCCTCCCGCACCCCGCACCTTCGAGGGCTACGACCTGCGGTTCTTCGACGACCTCGGCGAAATGCACGACGCCATCCGCGAGCGCGACACCGAACACGGGCTTGCGCGCCTCGTCGCCGGCTACGCGTGGGAGTGGAAGAGTCGCAGCGACCCGACCGCCTACGACATCGAGCTCGACGGCCGCCAGCTGCGCTGGAACACCACCGCCACCGACTGGATCGCCTCGAAGACTTCTCTCGACGAAGTCGGCTCGATCCACACCGTGCAGGGCTACGACCTCAACTACGCCGGCGTCATCATCGGCAACGACCTGCAGTGGGACGAGGATGCTCAGCGCCTGGTCGTCGACCGTGACAGCTATTTCGACAAGAAGGGCAAGGAGAACAACCCGACGCTCGGCAAGACGTATAGCGATGAGGATCTGCTGCGGTACGTGTCCAATGTGTATGCGGTATTGATGACGAGGGGGATCCGGGGGACATACGTTTACGTTTGCGGTCAGCACCTATCTGATCGCCTGAAGGCCCTCTTCGTTCACAAGTTCGATCGCCACTCGCAGTGA
- a CDS encoding ISL3 family transposase: protein MLNATFDPADLTVFCRLEELGLVVAGQRIEAHRAVLECRIVEPDQWCRWCGAEGVSRGTEARRLAHVPFGERPTTLLVRVRRYRCSGCGRSWRQDSTAAAEPRSKLSRGALTWALTALVVDHLTISRVAARLGVSWHTANSAVLEEGRRRLIGDPARFDGVTVIGVDEHVWRHTRFGDRYVTVVIDLTPVRDGTGPARLLDMVEGRSKPVFKTWLEQQSPAFRAGIEVVAMDGFTGFKTAAAEALPDAIEVMDPFHVVQLAGDALDRTRQRVQQHTLGHRGHAGDPLYGVRRALHTGEAFLTDRQRARIEAVFAIDEHVEVETTWAVYQSIVAAYRHPDRAAGRRALQAVIDSLRHGVPEVLVELGKLGRTLHRRAGDVLAYFDLPGTSNGPTEAINGRLEHLRGSALGFRNLSNYIARSLLESGGFRPHLPA, encoded by the coding sequence GTGCTCAACGCTACCTTCGACCCCGCCGATCTGACTGTCTTCTGCCGTCTCGAGGAGCTCGGACTCGTGGTCGCCGGGCAGCGGATCGAGGCACATCGGGCGGTGTTGGAGTGCCGGATCGTGGAGCCGGACCAGTGGTGCCGGTGGTGCGGGGCGGAGGGTGTCTCGCGCGGCACCGAGGCGAGACGGCTCGCGCATGTCCCGTTCGGCGAGCGGCCGACGACGTTGCTGGTGCGGGTGCGCCGCTACCGGTGCTCGGGATGCGGCAGGTCGTGGCGGCAGGACAGCACCGCGGCGGCTGAGCCGAGGTCGAAGCTGTCCCGTGGAGCGCTCACCTGGGCGCTCACCGCGCTCGTCGTGGACCATCTCACGATCAGCCGAGTCGCAGCTCGGCTCGGGGTGTCCTGGCACACGGCCAACAGTGCTGTTTTGGAGGAAGGCCGTCGGAGGCTGATCGGCGATCCGGCCCGCTTCGATGGGGTCACCGTGATCGGTGTCGATGAACACGTCTGGCGGCACACGAGGTTCGGGGACCGCTACGTGACCGTGGTCATCGACCTGACCCCGGTGCGTGACGGGACGGGTCCGGCGCGGCTGCTGGACATGGTCGAGGGCCGATCGAAGCCGGTGTTCAAGACCTGGCTCGAGCAGCAGTCCCCGGCGTTCCGGGCCGGGATCGAGGTGGTCGCGATGGATGGGTTCACCGGCTTCAAGACCGCCGCCGCCGAAGCCCTCCCCGACGCGATCGAGGTGATGGACCCGTTCCACGTCGTCCAGCTCGCCGGCGACGCCCTCGACCGCACCCGGCAACGCGTCCAACAGCACACCCTCGGCCACCGCGGCCACGCCGGCGATCCGCTCTATGGTGTTCGCCGCGCCCTGCACACCGGGGAAGCGTTCCTCACCGACCGACAGCGCGCCCGCATCGAGGCGGTGTTCGCCATCGACGAGCATGTCGAGGTCGAGACCACCTGGGCCGTCTACCAGAGCATCGTCGCCGCCTACCGGCACCCCGACCGAGCCGCCGGGCGCCGAGCCCTGCAAGCGGTGATCGACTCGCTGCGTCACGGCGTTCCCGAAGTCCTCGTCGAGCTGGGCAAGCTCGGCCGCACCCTGCATCGCCGCGCCGGCGACGTGCTGGCCTATTTCGACCTGCCCGGCACCTCGAACGGTCCAACCGAGGCGATCAACGGCCGACTCGAACACCTCCGCGGCAGTGCGCTCGGCTTCCGCAACCTCAGCAACTACATCGCCCGCAGCCTGCTCGAAAGCGGCGGATTCAGACCCCACCTACCCGCTTGA
- a CDS encoding UvrD-helicase domain-containing protein — MVTKPARGVGAKAKHQSILGQGIVDHEDVRHVLRAVLEDVDLRALISDWLSSSYRAIIIDEVYDADELDIEVARLAADSGSSVTTIGDPWQALYKWRGAQPHLVAKLLEATTDRFNCRILSQSFRFHGTQMPELAAALRRGEKASLPPISSEDIDVALARRWRDLWRVGDNVLPLAFRNVENKSDAAILLLLDVVTKSRLGENAHGRESAIAKLKIDRDSFLQKQREIMEPLVARLMAGEDAVTVLDALRDTVKWLFAIKRVGGV; from the coding sequence ATGGTCACCAAGCCAGCACGGGGTGTAGGAGCCAAGGCCAAACACCAGTCCATACTTGGGCAGGGCATTGTGGATCACGAAGATGTCAGACATGTACTTCGCGCAGTGCTTGAAGATGTTGACCTACGCGCGCTCATCTCCGATTGGCTTTCCAGTAGCTACAGAGCAATCATCATCGACGAGGTGTACGACGCTGACGAGCTTGACATAGAGGTCGCTCGACTTGCGGCCGATTCGGGTTCGTCTGTGACTACGATCGGAGACCCCTGGCAGGCACTCTACAAATGGAGGGGCGCGCAGCCTCATCTCGTTGCGAAGTTGTTGGAGGCGACCACTGACCGGTTCAACTGTCGAATCCTTAGTCAGTCTTTCCGATTTCATGGCACACAAATGCCAGAGCTTGCTGCCGCTCTCCGACGTGGCGAGAAGGCGAGCTTGCCACCTATCTCAAGTGAAGACATTGATGTTGCACTGGCGCGACGCTGGCGAGATCTATGGAGAGTCGGGGACAACGTCCTACCATTGGCCTTTCGGAACGTCGAAAACAAGTCAGATGCTGCGATTCTGCTTCTACTTGATGTCGTCACGAAGTCTCGACTCGGCGAAAACGCGCATGGCCGAGAAAGCGCGATAGCTAAGCTCAAAATAGATCGTGACTCTTTCCTGCAGAAGCAGCGAGAGATCATGGAGCCGTTGGTCGCCCGCCTAATGGCTGGCGAAGATGCTGTCACAGTCCTGGATGCACTGCGCGACACCGTTAAGTGGCTCTTCGCAATCAAGCGGGTAGGTGGGGTCTGA
- a CDS encoding UvrD-helicase domain-containing protein codes for MIHLTDEQVLAAASEDRLVDIVSAPGSGKTTVAAERFGFHRYQRGDDRGVLGLTFNRAAARELAQRVGLTPDFRSVRYESRLVAPLVGEEDWIHHDHEKAPAHAGTDRSQARHR; via the coding sequence ATGATCCATCTCACAGATGAGCAAGTGCTCGCAGCCGCGTCCGAGGATCGGCTGGTGGACATCGTCTCGGCTCCGGGCAGTGGAAAGACCACGGTCGCTGCGGAGCGTTTTGGCTTCCATCGATACCAACGTGGGGATGACAGAGGCGTCTTGGGGCTCACGTTTAACCGAGCAGCAGCTCGAGAGCTAGCTCAACGAGTTGGCCTGACCCCAGATTTTCGGTCCGTTCGTTATGAGAGTCGTCTTGTTGCCCCGCTCGTCGGGGAGGAAGACTGGATTCATCATGACCACGAGAAGGCGCCGGCACACGCCGGAACAGATCGTTCGCAAGCTCGGCATCGCTGA